The Coffea arabica cultivar ET-39 chromosome 4e, Coffea Arabica ET-39 HiFi, whole genome shotgun sequence genome includes a window with the following:
- the LOC113738780 gene encoding dehydrogenase/reductase SDR family member FEY-like, with the protein MAAPSSSLLKKQENQELDWLEWLRGWSRLLSEGLFQKIKAKHLPRKYPLPQLSGLSCMVTGATSGIGLEIGRQLAESGAHVVMAVRNPKAAHQIIEKWNDRQPNSRLLNVDVMEINLLSLESVVKFAESWNSSMKPLHVLINNAGIFSMGEPQKFSRDGYETHLQVNHLAPALLSVLLLPSLQRGAPSRIVNVNSLMNVVGFVDPNDMNFFSGKRKFTSLRAYSGSKLAQVMFTSILARNIPQGIDVLCVEPGSVRTNVARDLSKVVQIAYQCMPSFLFDAQQGSRSALFAAIDPDIPKFCGKLKAEKLAVCAYFSYSCRPIKPAKAAYNEKTSDLVWEKTLDMVGLPSDAVEKLLEGKEIHCRYGSSL; encoded by the coding sequence ATGGCTGCCCCCTCTTCTTCCCTGTTGAAGAAGCAAGAGAATCAGGAATTGGACTGGCTGGAATGGCTCAGAGGATGGTCTCGTTTGTTATCCGAGGGACTCTTTCAGAAAATCAAAGCAAAACATTTGCCCAGGAAATATCCCTTACCGCAACTCAGTGGCCTTAGTTGCATGGTTACCGGAGCCACTAGTGGTATTGGACTTGAGATAGGCAGGCAATTGGCAGAATCAGGAGCTCATGTTGTCATGGCTGTAAGAAATCCAAAAGCAGCCCATCAAATAATCGAGAAATGGAACGATAGGCAGCCTAATTCCAGGCTCCTCAACGTCGATGTTATGGAAATCAATCTTCTTTCTCTAGAATCAGTAGTGAAATTTGCAGAATCATGGAATTCATCCATGAAACCGTTGCATGTTCTAATCAACAACGCAGGGATATTTTCCATGGGAGAGCCACAAAAGTTCTCAAGGGATGGATATGAAACGCATTTGCAGGTCAACCATCTTGCACCAGCATTGCTTTCCGTGCTACTTCTGCCATCCCTACAACGAGGAGCTCCAAGCAGAATCGTAAATGTGAATTCTCTCATGAATGTTGTTGGATTTGTCGATCCAAATGACATGAATTTCTTTTCTGGTAAAAGGAAATTCACAAGCTTAAGGGCTTACTCGGGTAGTAAGCTAGCACAGGTGATGTTCACCAGTATTCTTGCTAGAAATATCCCCCAAGGCATTGATGTATTGTGTGTTGAACCTGGATCTGTTCGCACAAATGTTGCAAGGGATCTCTCAAAAGTGGTGCAAATTGCTTATCAATGCATGCCATCTTTCCTTTTTGATGCTCAACAGGGGTCGAGGAGTGCTCTTTTCGCGGCCATTGATCCAGATATCCCAAAATTTTGTGGTAAGTTGAAGGCTGAAAAGTTGGCTGTGTGCGCTTACTTTTCCTATTCTTGTCGTCCCATCAAGCCTGCCAAAGCAGCATACAATGAAAAGACTAGTGATTTGGTGTGGGAGAAGACGCTAGACATGGTTGGCCTTCCTTCTGATGCTGTGGAGAAGCTCCTTGAGGGCAAAGAAATCCACTGCAGATATGGATCATCTCTCTGA